The Thermoanaerobaculia bacterium DNA segment GGTCGTCGGCGATGCGGAAGAGCTCGGCGCGCGGTGCGAGGATGAACTTCCAGGCGCCTTCGCGAACAGCGGCGAGCGCTGCCCAACCCAAGCGACGTCGCGGCATCTCCGAGACCGCTCCGAGCTTCCTTGCGGGCACCGCTGTGGGACCGAACAGGTCGACTCCGTCGACGGGCTCGCCTGGGGGCAGACCGGCGAGGGCGAGCACCGTCGGCGCGACGTCTGCGAGAGTCACCGCGTCGGGCCGTGCGGCGCCCGCAGGCAGTTGGGACGGTAGCCGGAAGATGAGCGGAATCTGCAGGGTGGCGTCGTAGAGGAGCATCCCATGGGTCAGCTCGCCGTGCTCGCCCAGGCTCTCACCGTGGTCGGAAAGCAGCACGATCAGCGTCCTGGCGCCTTCCGGCGAGCTCTCGAGAGCCGTCAGGAGACGAGCCAATTGCATGTCGACGAAGGCGATCTCGCCGTCGTAGGGACGGTCTGCGTAGAGTTTGCGGAAGGCACTCGGCGGCTCGTAGGGCGAGTGCGGGTCGTAGAGATGCAGCCAGAGAAAGAACGGCTGACTGCGCGGCCGTCTCAGCCAGTGGAGCGCCCGGCTGACGCGCTCGTCCGCTGGCGCGGTCGAGTGAAAGAGCTGATCGAGCTCCGCGTCGGACCCAGGACCGTCGTCGTAGTGGCGGAAGCCGCGGTCGAGGCCGAAGGCTCGATTGAGAACGAACGCGGCGACGAAGGCCGCGGTGTCGTAGCCCGCCTGTGAAAACCGCTCTGCGAGCGTCGCCGCCGGGCTCTCGCGCAGCGTCATTCCGTTGTCCACTACGCCGTGGTTCCAGGGCTCGACGCCGGTGTGGATCGTCCAGTGGGCAGGCAGGGTCAGCGGAACCGGCGAAAAGGCGTTCTCGAACCGGACACCCTCGGCGGCCAGCCGGTCGATCGCCGGTGTCTCGACGGCTTCAGCGCCGTAGCAGCCGAGACGGTCGGCGCGCAGCGTGTCGATCGAAATGAGCAGGACGTTCACCGGAGCGGGAGCGCTCGGTGGTTCGGAGGAGCAGCCGGCGACAAGTGTGGCGCCGAGCGCAGCGGCGAGCGCGAAGCGCCCTCCGGAGATGCCGCGGCAAGGGAAAGGGCCCCTGGCACGCGGTGCCAGAGGCCCTTCTTGAACCATCCGCTCGGAGCGCCAGAAACGGCGCAGCGGGCTCAATTGACGTCGAAGCTCATGAGCTCGACCGGCAACGGCGGGGCGCCGTCGAGGGTGAGCGACCAGGCGTTGAGCGTGCCGGTGCAGATCGAGGAGTCGTCGGCGACGTTGAGCGTCCAGACGCCGCCCGAAAGGGTCGTGTCGAAGGCGTTCATGGAGCCGGAGGCGGGCACGGGCGCCGCGCCCGTGGTCGGCTGAAACGAGCCCGTGTACGGAGCACCGGCGAAGGTGCAGGTCGCGAGGCCCGCTGCGTCGTTGTCGATGACCGTATTGGTGAGGTTGTCACCGCTGCCGCCGCAGTTCGACCAAAGGAGCTGCCCTGCGACGGTCGGGCTGGAGAGCGTGAGAGCGATGTCCGAATCCCAGGTGTGAGTGATGTTGACCGTCAGGTTGGCGTCGGTGATCGTGCCGTTGACGCTGAAGTTCAGGGTGCTGTTGGCGTTGCCGTTGTCCGGAATGGCGAGCGGCACGTTGGTGCTGGACTCGGTGACGGCGGCGAAGAGCTGGGCGGCGCCGAAGGCGACGACCACGAGGGCGAGGACGGCGATGAACAGATTGCGGGTCTTCATGAGGTCAAGGCTCCAGAGATTGCTTTCCTGCGTTGAAAGTATCGTGAACCGACGCGGCGCACGACGGAGANNNNNNNNNNNNNNNNNNNNNNNNNNNNNNNNNNNNNNNNNNNNNNNNNNNNNNNNNNNNNNNNNNNNNNNNNNNNNNNNNNNNNNNNNNNNNNNNNNNNCGGACGCTGCCGAAAGGCCCAGGGCCTCGGCGAAAGAGGGTGTCGCTTCGCGGGCGAGGAGCTCGGCGGGCAACTCCCCGGCACGTTCGGCCGGGATCAGCTCGAAGGTCCGAAGCGTCGGCGCCGCCTCGTCGAGAGGCTCGAACGAGGCCCTCGCCGGCGCGCTCGCGGACGCAAGCAGGAGGCCGAGCGCAACGCTCAGCCCCGCTTTCGACATTGGGGAGTACCGCTTCATAAGACTGGCCCTGAAGTCTATACCCGGAAGGGACCCGGGAGCCAGCCTCGGGGGAGGGCTACTCGTAGCGCAGGGCGTCGATCGGATCGAGCTTGGCGGCGCGGTAGGCGGGGAAGATGCCGAAGACCAGGCCGACGGTCATCGAGACCCCCAGGCCGACGGCGATCGACCAGAACGGGGCGGCGGCGGCGAGCGGCGAGAAGGTCCGCACGACCAGGGCGATGCCGAGCCCGACGCCGACGCCGATCACTCCGCCCACCGCCGAGAGCGTCACCGCTTCGATCAGGAACTGGGTGAGGATGTCCTGGCGGACGGCGCCCAGAGCCTTGCGGAGGCCGATCTCCTTGGTGCGCTCCGTGACCGATACGAGCATGATGTTCATCACCCCGACGCCGCCGACGAGCAGCGAGATCGAGGCGATGAGGAGCATGGTCAGCGCAACGCCGCCGGTGACCGCCTGGAAGTTCCCGATCAGCTTGTCGGGAGTCATGATGCCGAAGTCGTTCGGCTTGTTGAACGGCACGCCGCGGCGCAGGCGCAGGACGTTGGTGCCCTCCTCGACGATCTGGGCCGTCAGCAGGGGATCCTTCGGCACGGTCGCGATGTTGACGCCGTTGCCTTCCTTCTCGACCCAGGGGAAGGCCTGGTCGAAGGTCGTGATCGGCAGGTAGACGTGCGCATCCGTGGACTCGAACATCGTCGCGCCCTGCTCTTCCATCACGCCGATGACCTCGTAGCGCCGGCCGCCGAACTGCACCCACTTGCCGATCGGGTCGACGAACGGGAAGATCGCGTCGGCGATGTCGAAGCCGATGACGATCACTTGTGCCGAGCGCCGCACGTCGGTCTCGTTGATGAACCTGCCCTCGCCGGTCTGCTTGGAGTTGGCGTCGAGATAGTCGGGGACCACCCCGACGATGGTGTCGGGATTCGCCTCTTCGCCGTCGAAGTTGACCGTCGGGACCGAGCTGCCGTTGTTCCCCGGGAACCAATAGCGCTCCGGCGACACCGACCGCATCGACGGGCAGAGCTCCTTCATCGCGATGGCGTCCTCGTAGGTCAACGGCTTTCTCTGGCGCATCTCGGGATCACGCTGGTTGCCGGGACCGAACTGCGGGTCGTACTTCTGGAACTGAACGAGCGTCGCACCGAACGACTCGAAGCTCGCCGTGACGCTGTTGTTGAAGCCGGCGATGAGCGACACCATGGCGATCACCGTCGACACACCGATGACGATGCCGAGCACGGTGAGGGCGGCGCGCAGCTTGTGCGCCAGGATCGCGGTCTTGGCGAACAGGACGTTCTCGAGAAAGCCGCGTCGCAACGCGGCGAAGAAGGCCTTACTCATAGCGCAGCGCCTCGATCGGCGTCAGGTTCGCCGCCTTCCGGGCCGGAAAGTAGCCCGCGAAGAATCCGGTCACGACCGAGAGCAGGAGACCGACGGTGACGAGCCCCGGGGTGACCTTGGTAGGCAGAGGGAAAGCGGCCGAGAGCCCCCAGGCGATCAGCATGCCGAGCGCCACGCCGGCGAGCCCGCCGCCCAGCGAAAGCATCACGGCCTCGGCGAGAAATTGGCGGCGGATGTCCTTCTTCTGCGCCCCGAGCGCGCGGCGGATGCCGATCTCGCGGGTGCGCTCGATCACCGAGACCAGCATGATGTTGGCGATGACGATGCCGCCGACCACGAGCGAGATGCCGGAGATGAAGATCACCAGCGCGAAGGCGCCGGCCGAGATCTGCCGCCAGACCGCCTCGACGGCGCCGGCCGAGATCAGGCCGAACGGGTCCTTGCCGCCGAACGGGGTGTGGCGGCGCGCGCGCAGGATGCCGCGCACCTCGTCCTGGGCTTTCTCGAGCCCGGACATGCCCTCCGCCGGGCGGACGAAGAGGGTGAGGCTCCGGCGCGTTCCGAACTGCTTGCGGAACGTGCCCAGCGGCACGAAGACCTGCTTGTCCTGGTTGCGTCCGAGCACCGCTCCCTGCTTGCGCAGCAGGCCGATGACCTTGAACGGCTTGCCTTCGACCCAGACAAGGCGGCCGAGCGGGTCGAGCTGCCCGAAGAGCTCGGTCTTGATGTCGGAGCCGATCACCACCATCGGCGCGGCGTGCTCGACCTCCGAGTCGACGAAGAAGCGTCCGGCCTCGAGGTCCAGATTGCTGAGGACAGCCATGTTGGCCGTGGTTCCGTTGACCTGGACCTCGTCGAGCTTCTCGCCCTCGCGCTTCAGGGTCTGGTTGGAACGCGCCGATATCCCGACAGCGCCGCAGGCGGAGCAGAGCCGCTCGACGGCGCGGGCGTCGTCGACGTTGATCCGCTTGCGCTTCAACGCCTCGAGGAACTCCTCCTGGCTGGTGATGATGCCGAACTGGGTGATCACGAAGACGTCCGGCGAGAGCGAGAAGAGCTGCTCGGTGACGAAGTCGTTCAGGCCCGTGACGATCGACACCACGGCGATGACGGTCATTACCCCGATGATCACGCCGAGG contains these protein-coding regions:
- a CDS encoding sulfatase-like hydrolase/transferase produces the protein MNVLLISIDTLRADRLGCYGAEAVETPAIDRLAAEGVRFENAFSPVPLTLPAHWTIHTGVEPWNHGVVDNGMTLRESPAATLAERFSQAGYDTAAFVAAFVLNRAFGLDRGFRHYDDGPGSDAELDQLFHSTAPADERVSRALHWLRRPRSQPFFLWLHLYDPHSPYEPPSAFRKLYADRPYDGEIAFVDMQLARLLTALESSPEGARTLIVLLSDHGESLGEHGELTHGMLLYDATLQIPLIFRLPSQLPAGAARPDAVTLADVAPTVLALAGLPPGEPVDGVDLFGPTAVPARKLGAVSEMPRRRLGWAALAAVREGAWKFILAPRAELFRIADDPRETLDRLERDRAAAAPLEREARRIATLTRKQSEKLAATEAGAEEQARIAALGYISGPISAKTRGANPRDAIGFLSGLDRANQLLAAHRLDEANAAFLAYTTVDRPPIAAFEGLGRIARLQGRSGDAERYFARLLELDPSSLTALAQLVVLARERGDLGSALERSQRLARMAPHSASASRLFAEALAQSGKRAEAEAEWQRGLGASPNAGWLRLSLARYLAAERRSREAEAELDRILADEGHPEDLIATARAMAEALPSAP
- a CDS encoding proprotein convertase P-domain-containing protein, translating into MKTRNLFIAVLALVVVAFGAAQLFAAVTESSTNVPLAIPDNGNANSTLNFSVNGTITDANLTVNITHTWDSDIALTLSSPTVAGQLLWSNCGGSGDNLTNTVIDNDAAGLATCTFAGAPYTGSFQPTTGAAPVPASGSMNAFDTTLSGGVWTLNVADDSSICTGTLNAWSLTLDGAPPLPVELMSFDVN
- a CDS encoding ABC transporter permease, with translation MSKAFFAALRRGFLENVLFAKTAILAHKLRAALTVLGIVIGVSTVIAMVSLIAGFNNSVTASFESFGATLVQFQKYDPQFGPGNQRDPEMRQRKPLTYEDAIAMKELCPSMRSVSPERYWFPGNNGSSVPTVNFDGEEANPDTIVGVVPDYLDANSKQTGEGRFINETDVRRSAQVIVIGFDIADAIFPFVDPIGKWVQFGGRRYEVIGVMEEQGATMFESTDAHVYLPITTFDQAFPWVEKEGNGVNIATVPKDPLLTAQIVEEGTNVLRLRRGVPFNKPNDFGIMTPDKLIGNFQAVTGGVALTMLLIASISLLVGGVGVMNIMLVSVTERTKEIGLRKALGAVRQDILTQFLIEAVTLSAVGGVIGVGVGLGIALVVRTFSPLAAAAPFWSIAVGLGVSMTVGLVFGIFPAYRAAKLDPIDALRYE
- a CDS encoding ABC transporter permease is translated as METLRIAVTALRTNKLRSFLTLLGVIIGVMTVIAVVSIVTGLNDFVTEQLFSLSPDVFVITQFGIITSQEEFLEALKRKRINVDDARAVERLCSACGAVGISARSNQTLKREGEKLDEVQVNGTTANMAVLSNLDLEAGRFFVDSEVEHAAPMVVIGSDIKTELFGQLDPLGRLVWVEGKPFKVIGLLRKQGAVLGRNQDKQVFVPLGTFRKQFGTRRSLTLFVRPAEGMSGLEKAQDEVRGILRARRHTPFGGKDPFGLISAGAVEAVWRQISAGAFALVIFISGISLVVGGIVIANIMLVSVIERTREIGIRRALGAQKKDIRRQFLAEAVMLSLGGGLAGVALGMLIAWGLSAAFPLPTKVTPGLVTVGLLLSVVTGFFAGYFPARKAANLTPIEALRYE